Genomic window (Acidobacteriota bacterium):
GGTCGGCTGGGCGGCGATCTTGTCAACGACATCGAGGCCTTCGAGCACTTCGCCAAAGACGGTGTACTGGCCGTTCCATTGCGGGAAGTCGCGCAGGCAAATGAAAAACTGACTGGTGGCGCTGTTGACGTCGTTGCCCTTGCGCGCCGCCCCAAGGACGCCGCGTTTGAATGGTTTCTGGCTGAACTCCGCCTCGACCGTCTGCTGCCCCGGCGCGCCCAAGCCCCACGTGTCGCGGTTGTCGCCCCGTGTATTTGGGTCGCCGCCTTGAATCAGCAGGTTCGGCACTGCGCGATGAAAGCCGAGGCCGTCATAAAAACCCTCGCGCGCCAGCTTCTTGAAATTCTCGACGTGCTTGGGCGCAGTCGCGCCATCGAGTTGAATCTTGATCGTCCCGAAATCGGTTTCTATCGTAGCGATGCCGCCACTGCCACCTTTATGGCAAGCGGCCAAACTAAATGCCAGCAAAGCGGCGCACATCAATTTCATTAACTTCGTCATTCATCTTCTCCGTTCAATTTTGTTGAATAGCAAGCTGAAGGCGAGATTACGGAACAAACGGAAATAACGGAACAGACGGAGGCAAAACCTCTGGGCTGGCCCGAAATTTCCGTTTGTTCCGTAATCTCTTCTTGCCTCACTTTTCCGTGAGGTCGGCCTTATTGCGCCGCCCGTTTCTCCAGATACACCTTCGTCATCGTGATTTTATCGCGCACCTTTTCGCCGCCGGGTTCGGTCGGCATGTTCGAGATGATTTGCACGTTGTTGAGGCCTTGCACGACTTCGCCGACCACGGTGTATTGGCCGTCCCAGGCGGGGCGCGGTTCCAGGCAGATGAAAAACTGGCTGGTGGCGCTGTTATTGTCGTTGCCCTTGCGCGCCATGCCGACGCTGCCGCGTTTGAACGGCACGCTGCTGAATTCTGCCGGGATCGTTTCCTGCCCCGGTTCGCCCATGCCCCACAGCGTTCGGTCGCCTTTGCGCGTTTGCGGATCGCCGCCCTGAATCATGGCGTTCGGCAAGACGCGATGAAAGCCGAGGCCGGCGTAAAAGCCCTCTTTCGTCAGCTTCTTCATTTGGGCCATGTGCTTTGGCGCGATTTCGGGATAGAAGGCGATCTTGAATTTGCCGTATTCGGTCTCGATCACCATCAGTTCATCATCCTGCCTCGGCGCAGGCAACGGTGTGGCGGCGGTGGCAGGCGTGGCCGTCGTCGTCGCTGTGTTTGTCGTAGGCTTGCCCGGCTCGCAGGCAGCGAACGGCAAACCGAGCACCAATAACAATGCCATCTTCGTAATTTTCATAAGTCCAAAATAGCTCCTGTGATTAGCCCAACTTCTGTTTCAGAATTTCATTGACCGCTTTCGGATTCGCCTTGCCACCACTGGCCTTGAGCACCTGACCGACAAAGAAGCCCCTCAACTGCACTTTACCCGCGCGATAGCTTTCCAACTCTTTCGGGTTCCTGGCGATCACCTCGTCCACGATGGTTTCAATCGCCGCAGTGTCGGTGAGCTGCACCAAGCCTTTCTCTTTGACGATCTCGCCGGGTGCCTTGCCTGTGGCGAACATGTCTGCAAAAACATCCTTCGCCATCTTGCCGGAGATTGTGCTGTCATCAATCAACGCGATTAGCGCACCCAGGTCTGCGGCTTTGATCTTGCAGGCGGTGATGTCGGCGTCGGCGTTTTTGAGTTCGCGCAGCAATTCCGACAACACCCAGTTGGCGGCGGCGCGATGATTCTTGGCCGTCTTGGCGGCAGTCTCGAAATAGTCGGCCAGTTCGCGCTGATTGGTCAGGGTGAAAGCATCATCGGTGCTCATCTCATACTCGCGCATGAAGCGTTGCCGCCGCGTTTCGGGCAATTCGGGCAGTTCGTGTTTGAGCGTCTCGATCCATTCGCTTGAGACTTCCAGCGGCGGCAAATCGGGTTCGGGGAAATAGCGGTAATCATGCGCGTCCTCTTTGCTGCGCATCGTGAAGGTCTTATTTTCCTTCTCATTCCAGAGCCGCGTTTCTTGCACGATCTTGCCGCCGGTTTCGAGCACCGTGATCTGGCGCTCAATCTCGTAATCAATCGCCTTTTGCAGGAAGCGCGCCGAATTGATGTTCTTGATCTCGGCGCGCGTGCCAAAGGGCGCGCCCGGACGCCGCACCGAGACGTTGGCATCGCAGCGCAAATTCCCTTCTTCCATATTGCCGTCGCACACGCCGATGAATTGCACGGTGCGCCGCAGGAAGGTCAGGTAATCATAGGCTTCCCAACTGGTGCGGAACTCAGGCTCGCTGACGATTTCAAGCAACGGCGTGCCGGCGCGATTGAGGTCTACATACGACTTCGACGGATCGCCGATGTCGTGCACGGATTTGCCGGCATCCTCTTCGATGTGCGCGCGCGTGATGCCAAAGCGTTTCAGCTTCCATTCGATGGGCCGCCCACCTTCATCGCGCGTGCTGGTCAGAATTTCGACGAAGCCGTGTTCGGAAAAAGGCCGGTCGTATTGCGAAATCTGGTAGCCCTTCGGCAGATCGGGATAGAAGTAATGCTTGCGCGAAAAGATGGATTCATTGTTGATGTGCAGATTGAGCGCCAGCGCCGCTTTCCCGGCTTGTTGCACGGCCTGGCGATTCAGCACGGGCAAACAGCCGGGCAAACCCAACACGACCGGGTCGGTATTGGCATTCGGCTCTTCGCCAAAGGCGGCGGCGGAGGCGCTGAACAATTTCGAGGCAGTCTTTAACTGCACGTGGACTTCCAAGCCGATGACGGCTTCCCAACCTTCTTTCACGAAAAGTCTCCTTGCAGGGTTGAAATCAGGGGTTGAATTGCGGGCGGGAGTATAGCACGGGCGATTCGAGAGCTTGAACGGGGCAAGCAAATCGGCGGATTTGCTTGCGCTGAAAACAGGCTGAATCCTGAATCCTGAATCTTGGTTCCTGATAGCCTAAAAATGCGGCTGACTTTCAAGCTATCAGGAACCAGGATTCAGGATTCAGGATTCAGTGAAAAAGCGGAGGCACCGTCAGACAAGCAGCGTTGGAGTTGCTGAAATGATTTGTCCTGACTACAGATTCACTTCACGCGCACTGCTACGACCCGCAACCGGCGATAGTCGGCATACCAAACGCCAGCGCGAAAATTGGTCGGACGCAGTCGCGCCTCAATCTCGGTCAACGCCGTCTCTTTTGCCTCGACGGGCAAATCCGCAAACATGCTTTCGGCGAACATCGTCAGCCAGTTGCGCATCCCGTCCGCCCCTTCCAGCTTGGTGAAGCGGTCGAAGAGAAAGGCTTGGCGCACCTCCAAGCCCTGCGCTTCGAGCAGCGTGGCGTATGCGCCGATGGAGGGGTAATACCAGGGATGGCGGACTTCGGCTTGGGTGTGGCTGGTCATAACGGCTTGCACTGCCTCAACGATGTTGGCGACGTTGCCCTGCCCGCCGAATTCCGCGACAAACCGTCCGCCGGGTTTGAGGGCCTGGGCAATGCAGGCGGCGGCCTCGGCGGCGCGTGTCACCCAATGTAAGACAGCATTTGAAAAGACGGCATCGCAGGCTTCAGGCAAGCTGAAAGCGCTGGCGTCGCCTTGAACGAATTCGAGTTGCGGATATTGCTGGCGGGCAGTTTCGAGCATTTGCGCCGAGTGATCCAAGCCGATGACACGAGCACCGGACTGAGCAATCTGTGCGGTTAGGTGCCCTGTGCCGCACCCCAAATCCAAAATCAATTCAGCGGGTTG
Coding sequences:
- a CDS encoding methyltransferase domain-containing protein — translated: MAQQEWNSALYDQKHSFVYEYGQDLLSLLQPQPAELILDLGCGTGHLTAQIAQSGARVIGLDHSAQMLETARQQYPQLEFVQGDASAFSLPEACDAVFSNAVLHWVTRAAEAAACIAQALKPGGRFVAEFGGQGNVANIVEAVQAVMTSHTQAEVRHPWYYPSIGAYATLLEAQGLEVRQAFLFDRFTKLEGADGMRNWLTMFAESMFADLPVEAKETALTEIEARLRPTNFRAGVWYADYRRLRVVAVRVK
- a CDS encoding peptidylprolyl isomerase; translated protein: MKITKMALLLVLGLPFAACEPGKPTTNTATTTATPATAATPLPAPRQDDELMVIETEYGKFKIAFYPEIAPKHMAQMKKLTKEGFYAGLGFHRVLPNAMIQGGDPQTRKGDRTLWGMGEPGQETIPAEFSSVPFKRGSVGMARKGNDNNSATSQFFICLEPRPAWDGQYTVVGEVVQGLNNVQIISNMPTEPGGEKVRDKITMTKVYLEKRAAQ
- the gatB gene encoding Asp-tRNA(Asn)/Glu-tRNA(Gln) amidotransferase subunit GatB, with the translated sequence MKEGWEAVIGLEVHVQLKTASKLFSASAAAFGEEPNANTDPVVLGLPGCLPVLNRQAVQQAGKAALALNLHINNESIFSRKHYFYPDLPKGYQISQYDRPFSEHGFVEILTSTRDEGGRPIEWKLKRFGITRAHIEEDAGKSVHDIGDPSKSYVDLNRAGTPLLEIVSEPEFRTSWEAYDYLTFLRRTVQFIGVCDGNMEEGNLRCDANVSVRRPGAPFGTRAEIKNINSARFLQKAIDYEIERQITVLETGGKIVQETRLWNEKENKTFTMRSKEDAHDYRYFPEPDLPPLEVSSEWIETLKHELPELPETRRQRFMREYEMSTDDAFTLTNQRELADYFETAAKTAKNHRAAANWVLSELLRELKNADADITACKIKAADLGALIALIDDSTISGKMAKDVFADMFATGKAPGEIVKEKGLVQLTDTAAIETIVDEVIARNPKELESYRAGKVQLRGFFVGQVLKASGGKANPKAVNEILKQKLG
- a CDS encoding peptidylprolyl isomerase; translated protein: MCAALLAFSLAACHKGGSGGIATIETDFGTIKIQLDGATAPKHVENFKKLAREGFYDGLGFHRAVPNLLIQGGDPNTRGDNRDTWGLGAPGQQTVEAEFSQKPFKRGVLGAARKGNDVNSATSQFFICLRDFPQWNGQYTVFGEVLEGLDVVDKIAAQPTDQQQRLLSKAVMKKVTVQD